The following proteins are encoded in a genomic region of Ptychodera flava strain L36383 chromosome 23 unlocalized genomic scaffold, AS_Pfla_20210202 Scaffold_24__1_contigs__length_23054250_pilon, whole genome shotgun sequence:
- the LOC139124779 gene encoding uncharacterized protein, translated as MEDYLDEAYQPLIVVLKNESKENFRESNKADSLFMKICCAVAKMRHFSLMMEVFAMYEEGRTRSQNLKPAELRGLKRPEIPFRKLGLDPRRTEEVLHYTSFDEHG; from the exons ATGGAGGATTACCTTGATGAGGCATATCAACCATTAATTGTTGtgttgaaaaatgaatcaaAGGAGAACTTTAGGGAGTCCAAT AAAGCCGACTCCCTCTTCATGAAGATATGCTGTGCTGTTGCGAAAATGAGACATTTTTCATTGATGATGGAAGTGTTCGCAATGTATGAAGAAGGTCGAACAAGATCTCAGAATCTCAAGCCTGCTGAACTGAGAGGATTGAAGAGGCCAGAAATTCCGTTCAGAAAATTAG GACTGGACCCCAGAAGAACTGAAGAAGTTTTGCATTACACTTCATTCGATGAACATGGTTAA
- the LOC139124572 gene encoding uncharacterized protein, which produces MPSEWSASDIQRLMITIKAINVDCQQSAFNIAVICRASEMGEIMQAFKRDKNFVSVQPVFCHVQSCSSTRRFGLIEAVQCMVLAMYCSQDKNPIQHPTEERHNMWSCDTPQRTYDHVIQNFQPQRGMNTSHIQWIW; this is translated from the exons ATGCCTTCA gaaTGGTCAGCAAGTGATATCCAAAGACTGATGATTACCATCAAGGCAATAAATGTCGACTGCCAACAAAGTGCATTTAACATAGCTGTCATCTGCAGAGCATCAGAGATGGGAGAGATTATGCAGGCATTTAAAAGAGACAAAAACTTTGTCTCTGTGCAACCTGTGTTCTGTCATGTACAAAGTTGTAGCTCAA CCCGCAGATTTGGACTGATAGAGGCCGTACAGTGTATGGTGCTGGCTATGTACTGCTCACAAGACAAGAATCCAATTCAACATCCAACTGAAGAACGACACAATATGTGGTCCTGTGACACTCCACAAAGAACGTATGACCATGTGATTCAAAACTTTCAGCCACAGAGGGGGATGAATACTTCACATATTCAGTGGATCTG GTAA